The Rana temporaria chromosome 4, aRanTem1.1, whole genome shotgun sequence genome contains a region encoding:
- the GJA10 gene encoding gap junction alpha-10 protein, whose protein sequence is MGDWNLLGSILEEVHIHSTIVGKIWLTILFIFRMLVLGVAAEDVWDDEQEEFICNTEQPGCRNVCYDQAFPISLIRYWVLQIIFVSSPSLVYMGHALYRLRALEKERQRKKAQIRAELEQLETVIDEHRRLEKELRKLEEQKKVNKAPLRGSLLRTYVLHILTRSVVEVGFMVGQFLLYGFDLNPLYKCSRFPCPNIVDCFVSRPTEKTIFMVFMHSIAAVSLFLNILEIFHLGIKKIKQGLYGKHLSEVTEDEISICKSKKNSVQQVCMLSNSSPNKIIPLSSSSYKLIPDQQMDSVGLPAYLPPTPGFKEVQMINDQGQYGKIIATEKHRRSVDHLNTDQHSGQINMHCKQESRYVDRQRMINHIDQYHGQILNRTLPDQHLAEQREEQHVSALQKRNLSSSSEDSHKKSQRNSFLGSKSCIKSHQSLDQARHSTAHPLRSCLHSSHMELPSALRKYSRVSSCRDFAEDRSDSADSGHRKVSSTSRGLSESRLASDPDSSDSRNGSGSESRRREESITPPPPSGRRMSMASRGRQSVVYPLYRLLV, encoded by the coding sequence ATGGGTGACTGGAACCTTCTGGGAAGCATTCTGGAAGAGGTTCACATTCATTCCACCATAGTGGGAAAGATCTGGCTCACCATCCTCTTCATATTTCGAATGCTGGTGCTAGGAGTGGCTGCAGAAGATGTTTGGGATGATGAACaagaagaatttatttgcaacacAGAACAGCCTGGATGCAGGAATGTCTGCTATGATCAAGCATTTCCTATCTCGCTTATTAGGTATTGGGTGTTGCAGATAAtttttgtgtcctccccatccCTAGTTTACATGGGACATGCACTTTATAGATTGAGGGCCCtggagaaagagagacagagaaaaaaGGCCCAAATCAGGGCAGAGCTGGAACAGCTAGAGACAGTTATTGATGAACACAGAAGACTGGAGAAGGAGCTGAGAAAGTTAGAGGAACAAAAGAAGGTGAATAAGGCTCCCCTTAGAGGTTCACTTCTAAGGACCTATGTGCTGCATATCCTTACCAGATCCGTTGTAGAAGTTGGCTTTATGGTGGGACAGTTCTTGCTCTATGGGTTTGATCTTAACCCACTTTACAAATGTTCACGCTTTCCTTGCCCCAATATTGTAGACTGTTTCGTATCCAGGCCAACAGAAAAAACAATCTTTATGGTTTTCATGCATAGCATTGCTGCTGTGTCATTGTTTCTAAATATTTTAGAAATCTTTCATCTTGGTATTAAGAAGATCAAACAAGGACTTTATGGAAAACATCTTTCAGAGGTCACAGAAGATGAAATAAGCATTTGCAAGTCCAAAAAGAACTCTGTGCAGCAGGTTTGCATGTTGAGTAATTCTTCTCCAAACAAGATTATACCTTTGTCTTCGAGTAGTTATAAGCTGATTCCTGACCAACAAATGGACTCTGTTGGATTACCTGCCTATCTTCCACCGACTCCGGGATTTAAGGAAGTACAAATGATTAATGACCAAGGTCAATATGGTAAGATTATAGCCACTGAAAAGCATAGGAGGAGTGTGGATCATCTTAACACTGATCAGCACAGTGGACAGATCAACATGCACTGTAAACAAGAGTCTAGATATGTGGACCGTCAGAGAATGATCAATCACATTGATCAATACCATGGACAAATTTTGAACAGGACTCTGCCTGATCAGCATCTTGCAGAGCAACGGGAAGAACAGCATGTCTCTGCATTACAAAAGAGAAATCTCTCCTCAAGCAGCGAGGACTCACATAAGAAATCTCAGCGCAATAGCTTTTTGGGGTCCAAGAGCTGCATTAAAAGCCATCAATCTTTAGACCAAGCAAGGCACAGTACAGCACACCCTTTGAGATCATGCCTCCATTCCAGCCATATGGAGCTGCCATCTGCTTTGCGCAAATACAGCAGAGTCAGTAGCTGCAGGGACTTTGCTGAAGACCGAAGTGATTCTGCAGATAGTGGACACCGGAAAGTCAGCTCCACTTCCAGAGGGCTCTCAGAAAGCAGGCTGGCTAGTGATCCAGATAGTTCTGACTCAAGGAACGGCTCAGGATCTGAATCAAGGAGACGAGAAGAAAgcattactcctcctcctccatctgggcGCAGAATGTCAATG